TTGATAATCAGAAAGGATAGAACTCATGTTGGAGTATGAGTGGGAAGAGTTAGGACTTTCTATTAAACTTGTAGAAAGACTGCTGAAGGAAGCTTTAGGCTAAGAGACTTTTTACCCAGATTGAAAGAAATGAAGACACTTGAAAGTATGTGTAAAACAATTTGAAAACTTATCGCTTTCTATCGAAAAATCAAATAAAAAAGCTCATAAACCCTTTTATACAAGGATTACGAGCTTTATCGCAACTAAAATTAAAGATACCTAGATCTTGGGTCTTACTCTAATTTAAGAGGAACCTTCCTTCCCTGTACCGTTTAATTAGGCAGGTTTTTTTGCTCATACCGTCCAGGGCAATTGCCCACGCAGCGGTCAGCATATCCTTCATTTACAATGATTCTCTTGCTTTATCTGGGATTTCATTCAAACTCACTTCATCATAAGATGTAACTTCATTTCCACCTTTTACATACAGTTTCAAGTAAGCACCTTGTCTTAATTCCTTTTGTGCAGAAAACACTACTTTCACCGCGCTACCATTTTCATTATATGCAGGAAGTTCATACCAATAGCTTGTCATAATTTCTCCCGAGTCAAGCTGATCTTCATCCGTGTAAGAAGGGTTTCCAACCTGTACATAAACATTTTCTTTTCCAAAGCGATTAAAATCAACCGTGGCCAGTATCACTACTGCAGCCACCAATAGAATAGAAGTTATACCAATTAGTTTTTTCATTTAATTTCCCTCCTGAATTGTATTCAAAATTGTCTTATGAAACCCCCGTATGGTAATAAAATAATAAGTAATATAAATTAATACATACGCCGACATCCAAATTATGATTGGTGCCAATAGGTCCATTTGAAATAAATTAGAAAAAGCAATCAAAGCAACTGTACCATGCAGTAATCCAAGTATGAGCGGTGCTATAAATATGAACCCTACTTGATAACGAATGGTACGCTTCATCTCTTTTTTAGGGACACCAATTTTATATAAAATGGAATACTTATCTTTATCATCTTCAGCCTCTGTCATCATTTTAAAGAAGATAATACTGCCAGTGGCAACAAGAAAGACGAGACCTAAGAAACTTCCAACAAATAACATGATTCCTGTTCCCTCTAAAGAATTTTGATAATCTTGTGCGGCACTGGAAAAGTTTACTGTTGATGACTTCGCTTCTAACTCCTGGGACAAGTCTAAGTGCTCCTTATAATTTTCTACTTGCACAGCTTGAAAAGTCGTTTCCTCTGCATTCAAATCATTGTAAGCCTCATCATGAGCAACGATTACCGTACC
This region of Oceanobacillus sp. FSL K6-2867 genomic DNA includes:
- a CDS encoding YxeA family protein; translation: MKKLIGITSILLVAAVVILATVDFNRFGKENVYVQVGNPSYTDEDQLDSGEIMTSYWYELPAYNENGSAVKVVFSAQKELRQGAYLKLYVKGGNEVTSYDEVSLNEIPDKARESL